A single region of the Changchengzhania lutea genome encodes:
- a CDS encoding LamG-like jellyroll fold domain-containing protein, which yields MKKITFLLRSSILILGVLLSTNMFSIQDLPPSYTAYYENFDSSNGGWSLITSTNGSWAWTNSFTTTDEMGEGSFWRNTNYNSYNSNTNIVIESPQLDLTGLQNLKLSLDIKYNTENDTDGMRILYSVAGGAYTLLGASGSGTNWYEDTVSALGSDGWNDDGHSSSPSFTPHSQFRRSSLNLSDATFSNQSNVKFRIEFSSNSSTEQEGVAFDNFLLEADPTTVLNDATTAPANITSNLRLWLKANTGIAVADGAALTNWEDQAYDTTLDKEDAYAASSLAPTYRDNATRNINFNPVVDFDHNNTEYMNGKGGYYAKEYFVVMHSDDVVDTQTGSMSPGRQFGIGGRYSDDSFHEDPTGLGLGSTSSRYSNEIISHNISSFPNGNAPNAESWGKAYTTTTDSYQNHPLIINVKTNSVGNSTEIYKNGKRIDNTTASTSFNGGTDLNFNEFSNLQYLIGAGRSGIAGRTTSQMNGMITEVISYSSPNSTINQQKIHSYLGIKYGTTLQDPASALTDHRLNDVDYIDSQGTVIWDTSADFSTYNYDIAGIGRDDASVLNQKQSKSQNIESDGTDPVFGGPTLTSGFLTIGLTNIYDTNNDNISTNPTTFSDRAFLTWGNNGADINLAATSVAVNMSAGITLPAPLSTSVSFVAMQRIWKVVETGGDVPSAKVRIPQNAIRNITPPGSYLMFISDTGVFDPTADYRVMTPDGSGNLEADYNFNATKYITFGYAPQIIAERSVYFDGMVDYIDVEDNLDLNTTEFTISAWIKRDTGTTNASVLSKRNFTNTEGYDFRINSTGRIQFVINGGAATITSSVAIPENEWHQVSIIYSSGNATLYIDGVADTSATLPAPVATSQKFLIAAADGFDPNTTDYFAGNIDEVRVWDIALTGDQLRYIMNQEIVDKSITTGLSPLPLIQGYILPTTITNNEISAIPWTDLAGYYPLSVFTYTNTNDMSGNGNQGALRNLDTVDYQTAPLPYESQGAGSWDEDATWLNNTVQTLPNDFSIIDGTTPIDWNIVEINNDVYLGASPTGVRARGCSLQGLIINSGDLQVNGDTALNDGIGLTVTHYLKLDGTIDLEGESQLIQTDLSDFDPTSSGTVQRDQQGTPNTYIYNYWSSPVGQTNALTNNNDYTLPDVVSGVSFLTSGYNGTSAPAVADYWIWKYANKIGDTYSQWEHVRSTGTLLPGEGFTMKGPGTVNPNQNYVLTGKPNNGDITLPLAPGNEYLVGNPYASALDADKFILDNISVNDGGTNPNTTGNVINGALYFWDHFSDNTHVLAEYQGGYATYTLIGGTKAISNDSRINATGVEGTKIPERYIPVGQGFFVSSIIDPSLVDDGITLPVVGGDILFKNSQRVFKKENVSGSNTGSVFVKNGSKTKSKNNNTDVDARPRIRLMFDSPDGYHRELLVGADVKATEGFDLGYDAPIAESNKEDMYWQFENTNFIIQAIDNFNPEKVLPLGVKINKEGMATIKIEALENIEDNFKIYLHDKALNIYQDLRAYNYDVYLNAGEFTDRFEITFSKGLSLDTETQNYLGLEVYFSNEKNSIIIHNKEFKTIESVELLNILGQSLYRSDKDTSIDYIEYQLDQIKTGAYIISIKTNTGEVSKKVLIN from the coding sequence ATGAAAAAAATTACTTTTTTATTAAGGTCTAGTATACTTATTTTAGGTGTATTACTCTCTACAAATATGTTTTCAATTCAAGATCTACCTCCATCATATACTGCTTACTATGAAAATTTTGATTCTAGTAATGGTGGCTGGTCTTTAATAACTTCAACTAATGGATCATGGGCATGGACTAATAGTTTTACAACAACTGATGAAATGGGTGAAGGAAGTTTTTGGAGAAATACTAATTATAATTCTTATAATAGTAACACCAATATTGTTATAGAAAGCCCTCAATTAGATCTTACAGGCTTACAAAATTTAAAACTTAGCTTAGATATAAAATATAATACTGAAAATGACACAGATGGGATGCGTATTTTATATTCTGTTGCCGGAGGGGCTTACACGCTTCTGGGGGCAAGCGGATCCGGCACCAATTGGTACGAAGATACTGTAAGTGCATTAGGTTCTGATGGATGGAATGATGATGGACACTCGTCTTCTCCATCCTTTACACCACATAGTCAATTTAGAAGATCTTCATTAAATTTATCTGATGCTACGTTCTCAAATCAAAGTAATGTAAAATTTAGAATTGAATTCAGTTCAAATAGTTCTACTGAACAAGAAGGCGTTGCTTTCGATAATTTTCTACTGGAAGCAGATCCAACTACGGTATTAAATGATGCTACAACGGCACCTGCAAATATTACAAGTAATCTTAGACTTTGGCTAAAAGCGAATACTGGAATTGCGGTTGCAGATGGTGCTGCTTTAACTAATTGGGAAGATCAGGCTTATGATACAACGCTAGATAAAGAAGATGCCTATGCGGCTTCTTCTCTAGCTCCAACCTATAGAGATAATGCTACTAGAAACATAAACTTTAATCCCGTTGTGGATTTTGACCATAATAATACGGAATACATGAACGGTAAAGGGGGATATTATGCTAAAGAATATTTTGTAGTTATGCATAGTGATGATGTGGTTGATACACAAACAGGAAGTATGAGTCCTGGAAGACAATTTGGTATTGGTGGTCGGTATTCTGATGATTCATTCCACGAAGATCCAACAGGTCTAGGTTTAGGTAGTACATCTTCTAGATATTCAAACGAAATTATATCTCATAACATTAGTTCTTTTCCTAATGGTAATGCTCCTAATGCTGAATCTTGGGGTAAAGCATACACAACCACTACAGATTCCTATCAAAATCATCCATTAATTATAAATGTAAAAACCAACTCTGTTGGAAACTCCACTGAAATATACAAGAATGGAAAACGTATTGACAATACGACGGCATCAACTAGTTTCAATGGTGGTACAGATTTAAATTTTAATGAATTTAGTAATCTTCAATATTTAATTGGTGCAGGACGAAGTGGTATTGCAGGTCGTACTACCTCGCAAATGAATGGTATGATTACAGAGGTTATTTCTTATTCATCACCTAATTCAACTATTAATCAACAAAAAATTCATTCTTATTTAGGTATAAAATATGGAACAACATTGCAAGATCCTGCATCAGCTTTAACAGATCATAGATTAAACGATGTTGATTATATTGATTCCCAAGGCACTGTTATTTGGGATACAAGCGCTGATTTTTCTACCTATAATTATGATATAGCAGGTATTGGTCGTGATGACGCCTCTGTTTTAAATCAAAAACAATCAAAAAGTCAAAATATAGAATCAGATGGAACAGATCCTGTTTTTGGTGGTCCAACTTTAACAAGTGGTTTTCTAACTATTGGTTTAACCAATATTTATGATACCAATAATGATAACATCAGTACAAACCCTACTACATTTAGTGATAGAGCGTTTTTAACTTGGGGAAATAATGGTGCTGATATAAATTTAGCTGCGACCTCAGTAGCGGTTAATATGAGTGCAGGTATTACTTTACCAGCACCTTTGTCAACATCTGTATCATTTGTAGCAATGCAGCGTATATGGAAAGTAGTTGAAACTGGTGGAGATGTACCTTCTGCCAAAGTAAGAATCCCACAAAATGCCATTCGTAATATTACACCTCCAGGTAGCTATTTAATGTTTATTTCGGACACCGGTGTTTTTGATCCTACCGCAGATTATAGAGTTATGACTCCTGATGGCAGTGGAAATTTAGAAGCAGATTATAATTTTAATGCGACCAAATATATAACCTTTGGATACGCCCCACAAATTATTGCAGAACGTTCTGTTTATTTTGATGGCATGGTAGATTATATTGATGTAGAAGATAATTTAGATTTAAACACTACAGAATTTACAATATCTGCATGGATAAAAAGAGATACAGGCACAACTAATGCTTCAGTACTTTCAAAAAGAAATTTCACCAATACCGAAGGCTATGATTTTAGAATTAACAGTACTGGAAGAATACAGTTTGTTATAAACGGTGGGGCAGCGACAATAACATCATCAGTAGCCATCCCAGAAAATGAATGGCATCAAGTGTCTATTATTTATAGTAGTGGAAACGCCACATTATATATTGATGGTGTAGCAGATACATCTGCTACATTACCAGCTCCAGTAGCTACATCTCAAAAATTCTTAATAGCAGCTGCAGATGGTTTTGACCCTAATACAACCGATTATTTTGCAGGTAATATTGATGAAGTACGCGTATGGGACATAGCACTTACTGGTGATCAATTACGTTACATTATGAATCAAGAAATTGTAGATAAAAGTATTACTACCGGATTATCACCTTTACCACTAATACAAGGCTATATACTTCCTACAACAATTACCAATAATGAAATAAGTGCCATTCCTTGGACTGATTTAGCAGGCTACTACCCACTTTCTGTATTCACCTATACCAATACGAACGATATGTCTGGTAATGGTAATCAAGGTGCTTTAAGGAATCTGGATACTGTTGATTACCAAACAGCTCCATTACCTTATGAATCTCAAGGAGCTGGTTCTTGGGATGAAGATGCTACTTGGTTAAATAATACGGTACAAACGCTACCAAACGATTTTTCCATTATCGATGGCACCACACCTATCGATTGGAATATAGTTGAAATTAATAACGATGTTTATTTAGGCGCATCACCAACTGGTGTGAGAGCAAGAGGTTGTTCGCTACAAGGTTTAATAATAAACAGTGGCGATTTACAAGTTAATGGAGACACAGCATTAAATGATGGTATTGGTTTAACAGTAACACATTATTTAAAGCTTGATGGCACCATTGATTTAGAAGGAGAGTCACAATTAATTCAAACAGATCTAAGTGATTTTGACCCTACAAGTTCAGGTACTGTGCAACGCGATCAACAAGGTACGCCGAACACTTATATTTACAACTATTGGTCCTCGCCTGTTGGGCAAACAAATGCTTTAACAAATAATAACGATTATACACTTCCAGATGTGGTTAGCGGCGTTAGCTTTTTAACCTCAGGATATAACGGAACCTCTGCTCCTGCTGTGGCAGATTACTGGATATGGAAATATGCCAATAAAATTGGAGATACCTATTCACAATGGGAACATGTGAGAAGTACCGGTACTTTACTACCGGGCGAAGGGTTTACCATGAAAGGTCCTGGCACGGTTAATCCAAATCAAAATTATGTTTTAACAGGTAAGCCTAATAATGGTGATATCACATTACCTCTTGCCCCTGGAAACGAGTATTTAGTTGGTAATCCTTATGCTTCAGCTTTAGATGCCGATAAATTTATTCTAGATAATATAAGTGTTAACGACGGTGGTACCAATCCCAATACTACGGGTAATGTTATTAACGGTGCCCTTTATTTTTGGGATCATTTTTCCGATAATACCCATGTATTGGCTGAATACCAAGGTGGTTATGCGACCTATACCTTAATAGGTGGCACAAAAGCCATTTCTAACGACTCAAGAATAAATGCAACCGGAGTAGAAGGCACCAAAATTCCTGAGCGCTATATACCCGTAGGCCAAGGCTTCTTTGTGTCGTCCATTATTGATCCAAGCTTGGTTGATGACGGTATTACCCTGCCAGTAGTTGGTGGCGATATCCTATTCAAAAATAGTCAACGGGTATTCAAGAAAGAAAATGTGTCTGGTTCAAATACGGGTTCTGTGTTTGTGAAAAATGGATCTAAAACCAAATCAAAAAATAATAATACCGATGTAGATGCAAGACCAAGAATACGTTTAATGTTTGACTCACCTGATGGTTATCATAGAGAATTATTAGTTGGTGCAGATGTGAAGGCAACAGAAGGTTTTGATTTAGGCTATGATGCGCCTATAGCGGAATCTAATAAAGAAGATATGTATTGGCAATTTGAAAACACTAATTTTATCATTCAAGCCATAGATAATTTTAATCCAGAAAAAGTATTGCCTTTAGGTGTTAAAATCAATAAAGAAGGTATGGCGACAATTAAGATTGAAGCCTTAGAAAACATCGAAGATAATTTTAAGATATATCTTCATGATAAAGCGCTTAACATTTATCAGGATTTGAGAGCATATAATTACGATGTGTATTTAAATGCTGGTGAATTCACGGATCGATTTGAAATCACGTTTAGCAAAGGACTTTCATTGGACACCGAAACCCAGAATTATCTGGGCTTAGAAGTCTATTTTTCAAATGAAAAGAATAGTATCATTATCCACAATAAAGAGTTTAAAACTATTGAATCTGTAGAATTACTGAATATTTTAGGACAGTCTCTTTACAGGTCTGATAAAGACACGTCTATAGATTATATAGAATATCAACTAGACCAGATTAAAACTGGCGCCTATATTATTAGTATAAAAACCAATACTGGAGAAGTGTCTAAAAAGGTATTAATAAATTAG
- a CDS encoding TonB-dependent receptor has protein sequence MKKTTLSMLFLFFGLLAFSQVTTSNIKGLILDDASVPLPGANVVAVHTPTGTKDGAASNIDGRYNMLNLRVGGPYTITISYVGYQTQTFNDVYLTLGKTFNLDVTLISDSEQLDAIVIQGSGGTGTFGSDRTGSETSVGRRELTRLPSISRSAADFTRLEPSASGNSFGGRNDQYNNFSLDGAIFNNPFGLDAPTVGGQTDAQPISLDAIDQISVSNAPYDVTQSGFTGASINAVTKSGTNEFHGTVYGFFRNEDLTGGKVNGEDVVKPKLEQTQYGLSIGGPIVKDKLFFFANFEKDDRTDLGSNGFVPNTGTGSVNESNVLLSDFNAVDRILRQVNIGDGQTYNPGRIQGFTYGSESTKGIFKLDWNINDNNRLAVIYNFLNASKEKPAHPTALGVRGPNFNTLQFENAGYEINNKLNSIQLELNSKLSDAVTNKLQVGFTHFDDFRNPLSTPAPSITIQDAGQNYIIAGHEPFSINNRLDQKVFQFTNNLNFLHGDHNFTVGFSFEKFEFDNSFNLGVYGAQGVFFPTGDISSFRDLDATGEADLVAFYQGLFNDAISANASLGSAGTGNPGGFGLAETNVGQLAFYLQDEWNVTEDFKLTYGVRFDKPLYFDTKDKIRENIQRKGGVFNTSDFSGGTYTPSITYYDPATGEPTMLDSENLPSNDILVSPRIGFNWDVNGESKTQIRGGTGVFTGRFPFVWLGNQVQGVDFFFYQVVDPDFKWPQVWRTNIGADHKFDSGLILTGDLSYTKDINGAHVQNWGLNAPSGTLNAPGDNRPVYTAGDRSLNQFGEPTNAYVFTNSDKGRIWNATLKAQKTFNNGFYTSLAYNYLNAKDVNSIEAEITGDAFDFNPVSGNANNDVLSYSKYGDTHRFIGIGSKKWTYGSDKWATTISTFFEYAQGGRFNYTYAGNINGDSSFQNNDLIYIPTPSEVTQMQFSGGAAMANDFESYIQQDDYLSENRGQYMDRYGALAPWRSRWDVKILQDFNFKVSGDKTNTLQLSLDILNIGNLINSDWGVVEQPNNLSPIGVDTSGSEPVYTFNGGPDAKTFGFDSSLASRWQMQFGLRYIF, from the coding sequence ATGAAAAAAACTACACTTTCCATGCTTTTTCTGTTTTTCGGATTGCTTGCTTTTTCACAAGTGACTACGTCAAACATTAAAGGGCTTATTTTAGATGATGCGTCTGTTCCTTTACCTGGAGCAAACGTTGTGGCCGTTCATACACCAACGGGAACCAAAGATGGTGCTGCGTCGAACATTGACGGACGTTATAACATGTTAAACCTTCGCGTTGGAGGACCTTACACAATTACCATTAGTTACGTAGGTTACCAAACGCAAACATTCAATGATGTCTATTTAACACTAGGTAAAACATTTAATTTAGATGTCACTTTAATTTCCGATAGTGAGCAACTTGATGCTATCGTTATTCAAGGTTCTGGCGGAACGGGTACTTTTGGTAGTGATAGAACAGGGTCTGAAACTAGTGTTGGTAGAAGAGAGCTTACGCGCTTACCATCCATTTCAAGATCAGCCGCAGACTTTACAAGATTAGAACCTTCGGCAAGTGGCAACTCCTTTGGTGGTAGAAATGATCAATATAATAACTTCTCACTGGATGGTGCCATATTTAATAATCCCTTCGGGTTAGATGCTCCAACAGTTGGAGGACAAACCGATGCACAACCCATTTCGTTAGATGCGATAGACCAAATTTCAGTATCTAATGCGCCTTACGATGTTACGCAGTCTGGATTTACAGGCGCTTCGATAAACGCTGTTACAAAAAGTGGAACGAATGAGTTTCATGGAACTGTATACGGCTTTTTTAGAAATGAAGATTTAACTGGCGGAAAAGTGAACGGTGAAGATGTTGTGAAGCCAAAATTAGAGCAAACACAATATGGTTTGAGTATTGGTGGGCCTATTGTAAAGGATAAGTTATTTTTCTTTGCGAATTTTGAAAAAGATGATCGTACCGATTTAGGTTCTAATGGTTTTGTTCCTAATACCGGAACAGGATCAGTGAATGAAAGTAACGTACTGTTATCAGACTTTAATGCCGTGGATAGAATTTTAAGACAGGTTAATATTGGTGACGGTCAAACTTATAATCCTGGACGAATTCAAGGGTTTACTTATGGTTCTGAATCGACAAAAGGTATTTTTAAATTGGATTGGAATATTAACGATAATAACCGTCTAGCGGTTATTTATAATTTTTTAAACGCTTCAAAAGAGAAACCTGCACATCCAACGGCATTAGGTGTAAGAGGTCCAAATTTCAATACCTTGCAATTTGAAAATGCAGGATATGAAATTAATAATAAATTGAATTCCATTCAATTAGAGCTTAATTCTAAATTATCAGATGCGGTTACTAACAAACTTCAGGTAGGATTTACACATTTTGACGATTTTAGAAATCCACTATCAACACCAGCACCATCTATAACTATTCAAGATGCTGGTCAAAATTATATTATTGCTGGACATGAGCCTTTTTCTATTAATAACAGACTAGATCAGAAGGTGTTTCAGTTCACGAATAATTTGAACTTCCTACATGGTGACCATAATTTTACGGTTGGTTTTTCTTTTGAAAAATTCGAATTCGATAACTCTTTTAACTTAGGGGTTTATGGCGCACAAGGGGTGTTTTTCCCGACAGGAGACATTTCTTCTTTTAGAGATTTGGACGCTACAGGAGAAGCAGACCTAGTCGCCTTCTATCAAGGCTTATTTAATGATGCCATTTCAGCAAATGCTAGTCTAGGCAGCGCTGGAACTGGAAATCCAGGAGGGTTTGGCTTAGCCGAAACTAACGTTGGGCAACTCGCATTCTACTTACAGGATGAATGGAATGTGACTGAAGACTTTAAATTAACGTACGGCGTTCGATTTGATAAACCGCTTTATTTTGATACGAAGGATAAAATTAGAGAAAATATTCAACGTAAAGGAGGTGTGTTTAACACGAGTGATTTTTCTGGTGGAACATACACCCCAAGCATTACCTATTACGATCCAGCAACTGGAGAACCAACCATGCTAGATTCAGAAAATTTACCATCAAATGATATTCTAGTATCTCCAAGAATTGGATTTAACTGGGATGTAAATGGCGAATCGAAAACACAAATTAGAGGAGGTACAGGTGTTTTTACAGGACGTTTTCCTTTTGTTTGGTTAGGAAATCAAGTACAAGGTGTAGATTTCTTCTTTTATCAAGTTGTTGATCCAGATTTTAAATGGCCTCAAGTATGGCGCACAAATATTGGAGCAGACCACAAATTTGATAGCGGACTTATATTAACGGGAGACCTGTCTTACACTAAAGATATTAATGGGGCACACGTGCAAAACTGGGGTTTAAACGCACCCTCTGGAACACTTAATGCACCAGGCGATAACAGGCCGGTATATACCGCAGGAGACCGATCGTTAAACCAGTTTGGCGAACCTACAAATGCTTATGTATTTACAAATTCTGATAAAGGTAGAATCTGGAATGCAACCCTAAAAGCTCAAAAAACGTTTAATAACGGGTTTTATACAAGTTTAGCATATAATTATTTAAATGCGAAAGATGTCAACTCCATCGAAGCTGAAATTACAGGAGATGCATTTGATTTCAATCCCGTTTCTGGTAATGCTAATAATGATGTACTTTCATATTCTAAATATGGTGATACACACAGATTTATTGGGATAGGAAGTAAAAAATGGACTTATGGCAGTGATAAGTGGGCAACTACGATTTCTACGTTTTTTGAATATGCTCAAGGCGGTCGTTTTAACTATACCTATGCAGGTAATATAAATGGCGATAGCTCATTCCAAAATAACGATCTTATTTATATTCCTACGCCTTCAGAAGTTACACAAATGCAGTTTTCAGGAGGTGCGGCTATGGCAAACGATTTTGAAAGCTACATTCAACAAGACGATTATTTGAGTGAGAATAGAGGACAATATATGGATCGTTACGGTGCTTTGGCACCATGGAGAAGTCGTTGGGACGTTAAAATTCTACAAGATTTCAACTTTAAAGTGAGTGGCGATAAAACAAACACTTTGCAATTAAGCTTAGATATTTTAAACATAGGAAACCTAATCAATTCTGATTGGGGCGTGGTAGAGCAGCCGAATAACTTATCTCCAATTGGTGTCGATACTTCGGGTAGCGAACCAGTTTATACCTTTAACGGTGGACCAGATGCCAAAACTTTTGGTTTTGATTCTAGTTTAGCATCAAGATGGCAAATGCAGTTTGGATTACGTTATATTTTCTAA
- a CDS encoding DUF6495 family protein, whose translation MKYSRLTKEQFEELHQEFINFLATQSVTAEEWTNLKENKPDLAEMELDVFSDLIWEGVLNKAEYLEHISPQHMYLFFLGENNMQAIILNLKNDVDITTDEGYAWLRENLMDDQVEFLQADKAYSDDKNLDKFKMIEQGAVITKGDLFRYFEKLIN comes from the coding sequence ATGAAGTACAGTAGACTTACCAAAGAGCAATTTGAAGAATTACACCAAGAGTTTATAAATTTTTTAGCTACGCAATCTGTAACGGCTGAGGAATGGACAAACTTAAAAGAGAACAAGCCCGACTTAGCAGAAATGGAGCTGGATGTTTTTAGTGATTTAATTTGGGAAGGTGTCTTAAATAAAGCTGAATATTTGGAACATATCTCACCGCAACACATGTATTTGTTTTTTCTTGGAGAAAACAACATGCAAGCCATCATATTGAATTTAAAAAATGATGTAGATATTACTACTGATGAAGGCTATGCTTGGTTACGTGAAAACCTAATGGATGACCAAGTGGAGTTTTTACAAGCAGATAAAGCGTATAGTGATGACAAAAATCTAGATAAATTTAAAATGATCGAACAAGGCGCTGTCATTACCAAAGGCGATTTGTTCAGGTATTTTGAAAAGTTGATTAACTAA
- a CDS encoding T9SS type A sorting domain-containing protein, protein MADVATLADITAQCQVTALTTPTATVNCGGSVTVTKDATLPISAQGTTEVTWTYDDGNGNTSTQTQNVMIDDTISPVAICQNITILLDATNNASIIASDIDTGSNDNCGSVSLNASQTTFTTSDIGDVTVTLTATDVNGSINTCDAIVTVEDNNLAIDDFSLTNVTITPNPFNDIIHIKLPLSFNNSTFDIKIFDLNGRLVFEKQYSSIGSAINVSDLNKLEQATYLLKITSRKTGYNLMKRLIKF, encoded by the coding sequence TTTAGCGGATATCACAGCGCAATGTCAAGTAACAGCCTTAACGACTCCAACAGCTACAGTCAACTGTGGTGGATCGGTAACCGTAACAAAAGATGCAACACTTCCAATCTCAGCTCAAGGAACAACAGAAGTAACTTGGACTTATGATGACGGTAACGGAAACACATCAACGCAAACCCAAAACGTTATGATTGATGATACGATCTCGCCTGTTGCTATATGCCAAAATATTACAATACTACTTGATGCTACAAATAATGCAAGTATTATAGCTAGTGATATTGATACTGGTTCTAATGATAATTGCGGTTCTGTTAGTTTAAATGCTAGCCAAACAACTTTCACAACAAGTGACATTGGAGATGTAACAGTAACACTTACTGCTACAGACGTTAATGGAAGCATAAACACTTGCGATGCCATTGTTACAGTGGAGGATAATAACTTAGCGATTGATGATTTCAGCCTTACAAATGTTACGATTACACCGAACCCTTTTAACGATATCATTCATATTAAACTTCCACTAAGTTTTAATAATAGTACGTTTGATATAAAAATATTTGATTTAAATGGACGGTTAGTTTTTGAAAAACAATACTCGAGCATTGGTAGCGCTATAAACGTATCTGATTTAAATAAACTAGAACAAGCTACATATCTGCTTAAAATTACGAGTAGAAAAACTGGATATAATCTCATGAAAAGATTGATAAAATTCTAA
- the hisS gene encoding histidine--tRNA ligase, with amino-acid sequence MAQKPSIPKGTRDFNPEEVAKRNYIFSVIKASFQSFGFQPIETPSFENSDTLMGKYGDEGDRLIFKILNSGDYLSKADHAAYDNKDSNKLTSSISEKALRYDLTVPFARYVVQHQNEIEFPFKRYQIQPVWRADRPQKGRFREFYQCDADVVGSASLWQEVEFIQLYDAVFSTLKLEGVTIKINNRKILSGIAEVIGASDKLIDFTVALDKLDKIGEAKVKEEMLSKGISQSGIDKLQPLFTLSGSFESQIDSLKSILNISKDGLKGIEELQFIDAAVKELGLQTASLQLDVTLARGLNYYTGAIFEVSAPETVPMGSIGGGGRYDDLTGVFGMKDMSGVGISFGLDRIYIVLEALGLFPKTVTKTVDVLFINFGDKEALFCLKAIKQLRAQGVHAELYPDSAKMKKQMNHANRRKIPYVVLVGEEELFSNTYSLKEMLTGDQFKVNFETLVKHIKKVS; translated from the coding sequence ATGGCTCAAAAACCAAGTATTCCAAAAGGCACCAGAGATTTTAATCCAGAAGAAGTTGCGAAGCGTAATTATATATTTTCAGTTATAAAAGCATCTTTTCAATCATTCGGATTTCAACCGATCGAAACTCCAAGTTTTGAGAACTCTGACACCCTAATGGGAAAATATGGTGATGAAGGGGATCGCTTGATTTTTAAGATTTTGAATTCTGGGGATTATTTATCCAAAGCAGATCATGCTGCTTATGATAATAAAGATTCTAATAAATTAACTTCAAGTATCTCGGAAAAAGCCCTCCGTTACGACTTAACCGTCCCTTTCGCACGTTATGTCGTACAACACCAAAACGAAATAGAATTCCCGTTTAAACGTTACCAAATACAACCTGTTTGGCGAGCAGATAGGCCACAGAAAGGGCGTTTTAGAGAGTTTTACCAATGTGATGCCGATGTGGTGGGGAGTGCTTCATTATGGCAGGAAGTCGAGTTTATTCAACTTTATGATGCCGTTTTTTCGACATTGAAATTAGAAGGCGTTACCATCAAAATCAATAACCGAAAAATCCTTTCTGGAATTGCAGAAGTTATTGGTGCCAGTGATAAGTTGATTGACTTCACCGTAGCCCTTGATAAGCTGGATAAAATAGGTGAGGCTAAAGTTAAAGAAGAGATGCTAAGTAAAGGGATCTCACAATCGGGTATTGATAAACTACAACCATTATTTACGCTATCTGGCTCATTTGAATCTCAAATTGACAGTTTGAAGAGTATTTTAAATATATCCAAAGATGGATTAAAAGGCATAGAAGAATTACAATTCATCGATGCCGCAGTTAAAGAACTTGGTTTGCAAACGGCCTCATTGCAATTGGATGTGACTCTTGCCAGAGGTTTAAACTATTATACAGGCGCTATTTTTGAAGTGTCCGCACCAGAAACCGTACCCATGGGATCTATTGGTGGTGGTGGGCGATACGATGATTTAACGGGTGTTTTTGGCATGAAGGATATGAGTGGCGTGGGGATTAGCTTTGGTTTGGACCGGATTTATATCGTGTTGGAGGCTTTGGGATTATTCCCAAAAACCGTGACTAAAACCGTGGATGTATTGTTTATTAATTTTGGTGATAAGGAAGCTTTATTCTGTCTAAAAGCTATTAAGCAATTACGTGCCCAAGGTGTCCATGCCGAGTTGTATCCGGATTCGGCTAAAATGAAAAAACAAATGAACCATGCCAATAGGCGGAAGATACCTTATGTGGTTTTAGTTGGGGAAGAGGAACTATTTTCAAATACCTACAGTTTAAAAGAAATGCTTACTGGCGACCAGTTTAAAGTGAACTTTGAGACCTTGGTAAAGCATATAAAAAAAGTATCCTAA